From one Gossypium hirsutum isolate 1008001.06 chromosome D08, Gossypium_hirsutum_v2.1, whole genome shotgun sequence genomic stretch:
- the LOC107940412 gene encoding 22.0 kDa heat shock protein yields the protein METSYEDFEPLCKWRRDQNCDKLEVHLPGFRRQQLKVEIHSSGILEISGERLMDEGKSKRIISRFRKEFPVSEDYQRTQIRAKFYNGILHLVMPKQIIPTISAPAGGGGDENNDDKASSSGTSYLTCSMKLNKNIALEIMILAISLAIVVAYVKKYCQCSSFGISCTKFVISASYNMYPYCITEGVFLIYLVLEVNSLM from the exons ATGGAAACATCTTATGAAGATTTTGAGCCTTTGTGCAAATGGAGAAGGGATCAAAACTGTGACAAGCTTGAAGTCCATCTTCCAG GATTCAGAAGGCAGCAATTGAAAGTTGAAATTCACAGTTCTGGGATCTTGGAAATTTCTGGAGAACGTCTAATGGATGAAGGTAAATCGAAAAGAATAATAAGCAGATTCAGGAAAGAATTCCCAGTTTCAGAAGATTATCAACGAACCCAAATTCGTGCAAAGTTCTATAATGGCATTCTTCACCTGGTAATGCCTAAACAAATTATTCCCACCATTTCTGCTCCtgctggtggtggtggtgatgagAATAATGATGATAAAGCTTCAAGCAGTGGTACATcatatttaacttgttcaatgaagttgaataaaaatatagCTTTGGAAATCATGATATTAGCAATTTCCTTGGCAATTGTTGTAGCTTATGTGAAGAAATATTGTCAATGTTCTTCTTTCGGAATAAGTTGtactaaatttgtaatttcaGCATCATATAATATGTATCCATACTGTATAACAGAGGGTGTGTTTTTAATCTACCTTGTTTTGGAAGTAAATTCACTTATGTAA
- the LOC107940411 gene encoding bergaptol O-methyltransferase-like gives MNQVLGTYNGFEGVSQVVDAGGGIGINLKLFVSKYPQLKGINFDLPQVIKDAHCAEVIFMKSILHNWGNDRCMKLLKSMSERIGGIRNSKSAKERTKQELKTLAKQAGFSSLKIIRHAYNHCVMEI, from the exons ATGAACCAAGTTCTCGGAACTTACAATGGATTCGAGGGTGTAAGCCAAGTGGTGGATGCGGGAGGTGGAATTGGTATCAACCTTAAGCTATTTGTTTCAAAGTACCCACAACTCAAGGGTATCAATTTTGACCTACCTCAAGTCATTAAAGATGCA CACTGTGCCGAAGTTATTTTCATGAAG TCGATTCTTCATAATTGGGGCAATGATAGATGCATGAAGTTACTTAAAAGTATGTCAGAACGCATTGGTGGAATCCGTAATAGCAAAA GTGCCAAAGAGAGGACCAAACAAGAGCTTAAGACATTGGCCAAACAAGCTGGTTTCTCTTCTTTGAAAATCATTCGTCATGCTTATAATCATTGCGTTATGGAAATTTGA
- the LOC107940417 gene encoding caffeic acid 3-O-methyltransferase: MGSSQQNDSSSNHEEEADILQAMHLASISSLPFTLKVVVDLGLLEIIAKAADTPPGTVSIADIVSKLPTNNPNAPSIVDRMLKLLAAHSILTCNQITGQDGLTQRSYGLSSVGKYFLQNKDGVSFVPMLRILLEKYIVECWKFLKDVTLEGGFSCKKAFGKHLFELLADDDDMSECFNRQMSIETTLTMNQVLKNYKGFEGVNQVVDVGGGVGTNLKLIVSKHPQIRGINFDLPHVIKDAVPCPGVEHIAGDMFMEIPKAEVIFLKSVLHDWGDDQCLKLLKVCHDALPKNGKIVSVEAITPEVPETDILSKTILEIDIVLFHVLPGAKERTKQEFEALAKQAGFSSLKIVCRAYSHWVMEICKAD, translated from the exons ATGGGTTCTTCTCAGCAAAATGATTCTTCATCAAATCATGAAGAAGAAGCTGACATCTTGCAAGCCATGCATTTGGCTTCCATTTCATCACTCCCTTTCACTTTGAAAGTTGTCGTCGATCTTGGCTTGTTAGAGATTATAGCCAAAGCTGCCGACACTCCTCCTGGTACGGTGTCGATTGCTGATATCGTCTCTAAGCTTCCCACCAATAATCCAAACGCCCCTTCCATTGTTGATCGAATGCTCAAGCTTTTGGCTGCTCACTCCATCTTAACGTGTAATCAAATCACTGGCCAAGATGGGCTGACTCAAAGATCATATGGTCTTTCATCAGTCGGAAAATACTTCCTTCAAAACAAAGATGGAGTCTCCTTTGTTCCTATGTTACGTATCCTCCTCGAAAAATACATCGTCGAATGCTG GAAATTCTTGAAGGATGTGACGTTGGAGGGAGGATTCTCATGCAAGAAAGCATTTGGGAAACACTTATTTGAGCTGCTAGCTGATGATGATGATATGTCAGAATGTTTCAATCGACAAATGTCAATTGAAACCACTTTAACAATGAACCAAGTTCTTAAAAATTACAAAGGATTTGAGGGTGTGAACCAAGTGGTCGATGTGGGAGGTGGAGTTGGTACCAACCTTAAGCTCATTGTTTCAAAGCATCCACAGATTAGGGGTATTAATTTTGACCTACCCCATGTCATTAAAGATGCAGTTCCTTGCCCAG GGGTGGAGCACATAGCTGGAGATATGTTTATGGAAATTCCTAAAGCGGAAGTTATTTTCTTGAAG TCGGTTCTTCATGATTGGGGCGATGATCAATGCTTGAAGTTACTCAAAGTTTGTCACGATGCATTGCCTAAAAATGGTAAAATCGTATCGGTGGAAGCCATAACACCAGAAGTACCAGAGACAGACATTTTATCGAAAACAATCTTGGAAATAGACATAGTTTTATTTCACGTTCTTCCTGGTGCTAAAGAGAGGACCAAACAAGAGTTCGAGGCATTGGCCAAACAAGCTGGTTTCTCTTCTTTGAAAATTGTTTGCCGTGCTTATAGCCATTGGGTTATGGAAATTTGCAAAGCTGATTGA